The following proteins are co-located in the Armatimonadota bacterium genome:
- a CDS encoding mechanosensitive ion channel, producing the protein MEILLCQVPDWANWVRSRTQFTFIGIEEWQWVGLIVALLAALVGGWIVYWTVVLLGARNPKVRDLVYSATHGRGIKITFAIAAASLLFEAGASNLNLEQGVLRGLVVWIVFVRILAIGWLAANIYAILVEAALHRSAGHVQREHKILFPFLQKIGLVSIVIVTFVAALAEVGTNVWGMVAGLGIGGVAIAFAAKDSVENVFGSVTVMLDMPFTIGDWVKINGQEGIVEQINLRSTRIRTVEDSILTMPNSNFIKASVENLGQRRSRRFSAKIPLKEHVPFDQLVNFSELTAANLRELDRIQEGSVVVAITEVVDTGPIMQVAVRFEVDSYTQEMAMRQSVLSVVLSNLANFQESK; encoded by the coding sequence GTGGAAATCCTGCTCTGCCAAGTGCCTGATTGGGCGAATTGGGTCCGGTCGCGAACTCAATTCACGTTCATCGGGATCGAAGAATGGCAGTGGGTCGGGCTGATCGTTGCGCTCCTCGCCGCATTGGTCGGCGGCTGGATCGTGTATTGGACCGTTGTCCTTTTGGGCGCGCGGAATCCAAAGGTGCGCGACTTGGTGTATTCCGCCACACATGGTCGAGGCATCAAGATCACCTTTGCCATCGCTGCCGCTTCACTCCTCTTTGAGGCAGGTGCGTCGAATCTCAACCTTGAGCAAGGAGTGCTGAGGGGCCTCGTCGTTTGGATCGTCTTCGTGCGGATTCTGGCCATCGGTTGGCTCGCAGCGAACATCTACGCGATCTTGGTGGAGGCAGCCCTCCATCGCTCGGCGGGCCACGTCCAGCGCGAGCACAAGATCCTCTTCCCGTTCTTACAAAAAATCGGGTTAGTCAGTATCGTCATCGTGACGTTTGTCGCGGCTCTCGCAGAAGTCGGTACGAACGTTTGGGGAATGGTCGCCGGACTGGGGATTGGCGGTGTAGCGATCGCTTTTGCGGCAAAGGACAGCGTCGAGAACGTGTTTGGCTCAGTGACGGTGATGCTGGACATGCCGTTCACGATCGGCGACTGGGTCAAGATCAACGGCCAGGAAGGGATTGTCGAACAGATCAATCTACGAAGTACTCGAATTCGAACCGTAGAAGATTCTATCCTCACGATGCCGAACAGCAACTTCATCAAGGCCTCTGTGGAGAACCTGGGGCAGCGGCGCTCACGGCGGTTTTCTGCAAAGATTCCGCTAAAGGAGCACGTGCCGTTTGACCAATTGGTTAATTTCTCCGAACTGACCGCGGCGAACTTGCGAGAACTGGATCGAATTCAAGAAGGTTCAGTTGTCGTGGCGATCACAGAAGTCGTCGACACGGGACCGATCATGCAAGTCGCAGTCCGGTTCGAAGTTGATTCATACACCCAAGAAATGGCGATGCGCCAATCCGTTTTGTCCGTAGTGCTTAGCAACCTCGCTAATTTCCAGGAATCGAAATGA
- a CDS encoding DUF554 domain-containing protein has product MKSIIKLRGWGTILNFLTVLVGALIGIALKPWIAGSLLETVRLGLGIITIGISIKMFLGTKQLLIVLSCFVFGGLIGAMIGLEDQINLLAKSVQSALEASGGATGSKKDFVYGLVVSSVLFCVGPMTLLGCIQDGIQGDSRLLQVKSVMDGIVAVFFAAAFGTGLVVTAFVVLILQGLITLLATRLKRLAEDEPLMVEWSAVGGAVLMVTGIGLAEIKEVSSANFLPALVLLPIAMLIYRKVVNRGNPALPSA; this is encoded by the coding sequence ATGAAGTCCATCATCAAACTCCGCGGTTGGGGAACGATCCTCAACTTCCTCACGGTGCTCGTTGGCGCCCTGATCGGGATCGCGCTGAAGCCGTGGATCGCTGGAAGCTTGCTCGAAACCGTTCGCCTCGGACTAGGGATCATCACCATAGGTATCAGCATCAAGATGTTCTTAGGAACGAAGCAACTACTGATCGTGCTCAGCTGTTTTGTTTTCGGTGGGCTGATCGGAGCGATGATTGGCCTCGAAGATCAGATTAATTTGCTGGCGAAATCGGTCCAGTCAGCCTTAGAAGCGTCTGGCGGCGCGACCGGGAGCAAAAAGGACTTCGTGTACGGTTTGGTCGTCTCATCGGTGCTCTTTTGTGTTGGGCCAATGACACTTCTTGGTTGTATCCAGGATGGGATTCAAGGAGATTCAAGATTGCTCCAAGTGAAGTCCGTGATGGATGGAATCGTGGCCGTTTTCTTCGCGGCGGCATTCGGCACTGGATTGGTGGTCACCGCGTTTGTCGTCCTCATCCTTCAAGGGCTGATTACTCTACTGGCAACTCGGTTGAAGCGGCTAGCAGAAGACGAACCCCTCATGGTCGAATGGAGCGCCGTAGGTGGTGCGGTGTTGATGGTGACTGGGATCGGCCTGGCTGAAATCAAGGAAGTTTCCAGCGCAAACTTTTTGCCAGCGCTGGTACTCCTGCCCATCGCAATGTTGATCTATAGAAAGGTGGTGAATCGTGGAAATCCTGCTCTGCCAAGTGCCTGA
- a CDS encoding extracellular solute-binding protein, with the protein MKRLLALLILGTLSAFGAAEEIQIRMMAGAGQGIPPKEDTNPRSLARRAVFEEFRRQNPDVRVVNAGGLEMTGDRAESMFLMSMAGDSSPDVFYVNFRQYYNYIDQGFCRPLDDLIQQNPEVIARVNPITMDVLKSYDGKTYAIPWFQVALGLYYRRDHFLEAGLDPTKPPRTWDELLAYSRKLSQSAPGRIGFIFSKPSGYHWSNFVYQAGGKIVEPGENGRWKSAIDTPEAAKALDFFRKLTVEKWQDASGKQVGPAGGVSSNFGDDLRTGKASMWFAYTGDVMMNMQDLPPSVVGIAAMPSGPSSTSNEINAGMWAINATIKDPKKIDACWRFIRFFAGEDAARVNTQAFVSLGMGSLVNPIWLKKYGFNDELASVDQEYVRANEQLFSEGHPEPYGRNTQQVYTVLDSALDRAILEPNTPATEILANTKIEMDQKLLGYTPPELLKVQRAWALGILVSLAIFISALIGYFVKKARNQPKFAVSSGLVAGENRGRVLRFMAICLLPAVATLLLWSYYPLTRGLVIAFQDYRIVKGTSWVGLDNFIAVFTQPIFYKALVNSFTFVGLTIAIGFLLPIFLAIALNEIPRGKVLFRTIFYLPAMTSPIVIAFLWRQFYDKAETGLLNSILAPFIDFINGVLIRDPAHFWPKSYDWLGNPQLAMFAVVLPGVWAAAGPGSILYLAALKNIPEERYEAADIDGASWWNKIRSIVLPGLKPLVLINLLGVFIGGFKATENIFVLTMGGPLYSTHTMGLEVWMNAFMYLKFGYATAAAWVMGAILIGFTLIQIRRLLQMRFSAAKV; encoded by the coding sequence GTGAAGCGGCTTCTCGCCCTATTGATCCTTGGTACTTTGTCGGCATTCGGTGCCGCCGAAGAGATTCAAATTCGCATGATGGCGGGTGCTGGGCAAGGAATCCCTCCGAAGGAAGACACAAATCCTCGCTCGCTTGCACGGCGAGCCGTGTTCGAAGAGTTCCGCCGGCAGAACCCTGATGTACGTGTAGTCAACGCTGGCGGCCTCGAAATGACTGGAGACCGCGCGGAGTCGATGTTCCTCATGTCGATGGCTGGCGATTCGTCTCCTGACGTTTTTTATGTCAACTTTCGCCAGTACTACAATTACATCGATCAGGGATTTTGCCGCCCGTTGGACGATCTGATCCAGCAAAACCCCGAAGTAATTGCCCGCGTGAATCCGATCACAATGGATGTGCTCAAGAGCTACGACGGGAAGACCTACGCGATTCCATGGTTCCAAGTCGCCCTTGGTCTTTACTATCGCCGAGATCACTTTTTAGAAGCTGGACTCGATCCAACAAAGCCACCTCGAACCTGGGATGAGTTGCTAGCCTATTCGCGAAAATTGAGCCAGTCTGCCCCTGGTCGCATCGGGTTCATCTTCAGCAAGCCATCGGGTTATCATTGGTCCAACTTTGTCTATCAAGCGGGCGGCAAGATCGTTGAACCCGGCGAAAATGGTCGTTGGAAAAGCGCGATAGACACGCCAGAAGCCGCAAAGGCGCTCGATTTTTTCAGAAAGCTCACGGTCGAAAAGTGGCAAGACGCGAGCGGCAAACAAGTTGGTCCCGCTGGAGGAGTTTCATCGAATTTTGGCGATGATCTTCGCACCGGAAAAGCAAGCATGTGGTTCGCCTATACCGGCGACGTGATGATGAACATGCAGGATCTCCCGCCTTCGGTGGTTGGAATCGCTGCGATGCCGAGCGGCCCATCAAGCACCTCCAACGAGATCAATGCTGGAATGTGGGCGATCAATGCAACGATCAAAGATCCAAAGAAGATTGATGCTTGTTGGAGATTTATCCGGTTCTTTGCCGGCGAAGATGCAGCCCGAGTCAATACACAGGCATTCGTTTCGCTAGGAATGGGCAGCTTGGTTAACCCGATCTGGTTGAAAAAATATGGGTTCAACGATGAACTCGCTTCGGTTGACCAGGAATATGTGCGCGCCAACGAACAGCTTTTCAGCGAGGGTCATCCCGAGCCGTATGGCCGCAACACTCAGCAAGTTTATACAGTATTGGACTCAGCACTCGACCGCGCGATCTTAGAACCGAATACGCCCGCAACGGAGATTCTCGCAAACACAAAGATCGAGATGGACCAAAAGTTGCTGGGATACACGCCGCCCGAGTTATTGAAGGTCCAACGTGCCTGGGCACTCGGGATTCTTGTCAGCCTGGCCATTTTCATTTCCGCGCTGATTGGATACTTTGTCAAAAAAGCGCGCAATCAGCCTAAGTTTGCAGTGTCTTCTGGGCTTGTGGCAGGAGAAAACCGAGGGCGAGTCCTACGGTTCATGGCAATCTGCTTGCTGCCTGCGGTTGCGACGCTCCTCTTGTGGAGCTATTATCCGCTGACTCGAGGACTTGTTATCGCCTTTCAGGACTACCGCATCGTGAAAGGGACGAGCTGGGTTGGGCTCGATAACTTCATCGCCGTATTCACCCAGCCGATTTTTTATAAAGCGCTGGTCAACAGTTTCACCTTTGTTGGGTTGACGATTGCGATAGGGTTTCTCTTGCCGATTTTCCTCGCGATAGCCCTAAACGAGATTCCACGTGGCAAGGTCCTCTTCCGGACGATCTTCTACCTTCCTGCGATGACGAGCCCGATCGTGATTGCATTCCTATGGCGGCAGTTCTATGATAAAGCCGAGACAGGATTGTTGAATTCGATCCTCGCTCCGTTCATCGACTTCATCAACGGAGTTCTTATCCGGGATCCGGCACACTTTTGGCCGAAGTCTTACGATTGGCTGGGTAACCCACAGCTAGCCATGTTTGCGGTCGTCTTGCCGGGCGTATGGGCCGCTGCGGGCCCAGGGAGCATTTTGTACCTTGCTGCACTCAAGAACATCCCAGAAGAGCGCTATGAAGCCGCAGACATCGATGGTGCATCGTGGTGGAACAAGATACGTTCAATCGTGTTGCCAGGATTGAAGCCTCTGGTGCTGATCAATCTACTTGGTGTGTTTATCGGAGGGTTCAAGGCGACAGAGAACATCTTTGTGCTCACGATGGGCGGACCGCTCTACTCGACGCACACGATGGGACTTGAGGTCTGGATGAACGCGTTCATGTATCTCAAGTTCGGCTATGCGACGGCAGCCGCTTGGGTAATGGGCGCAATCTTGATCGGATTTACTCTCATCCAGATTCGGCGATTGCTGCAGATGAGGTTCAGCGCCGCAAAGGTATGA
- a CDS encoding PEP-CTERM sorting domain-containing protein has protein sequence MKMKSLGVVALVICVAGAHAAYTTTSFIMSVPTATSSESQGPLNISRMLNGFIVGPGGRGNIAWTLDYDRGTQPPLNVAKLIIKGAVFSGTTLRIRGTENVFDTTGASTLIGSGLLAQDVVSSGPDVNFVATLVIPFSQPSTKGFISKDMSFRALNGGQGFRIDSVEQVYEAVPEPTSMIAMGVGLVALARKRRK, from the coding sequence ATGAAAATGAAATCATTGGGCGTTGTTGCGCTCGTTATTTGTGTTGCTGGAGCCCACGCGGCTTATACGACTACGTCGTTCATCATGTCGGTGCCAACCGCGACTTCATCTGAATCGCAAGGACCATTGAATATTTCCCGAATGCTCAACGGCTTCATTGTCGGGCCTGGTGGCCGTGGCAATATCGCCTGGACACTGGACTACGATCGAGGTACTCAACCACCACTCAACGTAGCCAAGTTGATCATCAAGGGCGCAGTATTTTCTGGCACCACACTTCGAATTCGAGGCACTGAGAACGTTTTCGACACCACAGGAGCTTCGACTTTGATCGGTTCGGGGCTTTTGGCTCAAGATGTCGTTTCGAGCGGTCCAGACGTGAACTTCGTTGCAACTCTAGTGATTCCGTTCTCGCAACCAAGCACCAAGGGATTCATCAGCAAGGACATGTCGTTCCGAGCATTGAACGGTGGCCAAGGCTTCCGAATCGATTCCGTGGAGCAGGTTTACGAAGCTGTTCCAGAGCCTACATCGATGATTGCAATGGGCGTTGGGCTCGTAGCACTTGCTCGAAAGCGACGAAAGTAA
- a CDS encoding PEP-CTERM sorting domain-containing protein, whose product MKSLLQRMFVGVVLGILATSFAQAISFSAVTVVVGGPSSVTNVGTDGRAVSMPLFDQAGVGSNTATISYTVTASAGKYLSEILMQPNGSLEGGASLAISAVHVSSTTATLNQTEPSLTPALLVGNATALSGQNTSLNVTMSLTLSGNSVDSYGKVSVMQFIYREQAVPEPATMLALGSGLLALLKRRKK is encoded by the coding sequence ATGAAATCGCTTTTGCAACGAATGTTTGTAGGTGTCGTGCTAGGAATTCTTGCCACAAGTTTTGCGCAAGCCATTTCCTTCTCGGCTGTTACGGTTGTGGTGGGTGGCCCATCCTCTGTAACTAATGTTGGAACGGATGGACGAGCTGTTTCGATGCCGCTTTTTGATCAAGCTGGTGTCGGAAGCAACACGGCGACGATTTCTTACACAGTCACTGCAAGTGCGGGCAAGTACCTCAGCGAAATCTTGATGCAACCAAATGGATCGCTGGAAGGTGGGGCGTCTCTCGCCATTTCCGCCGTACACGTTAGCAGCACGACCGCCACATTGAATCAGACCGAGCCAAGCCTGACGCCAGCCTTGTTGGTAGGAAACGCCACCGCGCTTTCCGGCCAGAACACAAGTCTGAACGTGACGATGAGTCTGACTCTTTCGGGAAACAGTGTTGACAGCTACGGCAAAGTCAGCGTGATGCAATTTATTTACCGAGAACAGGCCGTTCCAGAGCCTGCCACGATGCTGGCGCTGGGTTCTGGCTTGCTGGCTCTCCTGAAGCGAAGGAAGAAGTAA
- the recA gene encoding recombinase RecA — MKKKTNTSESAPVERSANNSDRERKLEAALSQIEKSFGKGAIMRLGSNDREPIEAIPTGALSLDMALGIGGLPRGRIAEIYGGESCGKTTLALHIIAEAQKMGGLALFVDAEHALDVEYAKALGVDIEKLYISQPTSGEEALEIMDTFVRSGAVDVVVLDSVAALVPRAEIEGEMGDSFVGVQARMMSQALRKLGGNISKSKTIAIFINQLREKIGVMYGNPETTPGGRALKFWASVRLEVRKGEAIKVGTDQIGARTKVKVVKNKVAPPFRNAEFDTIFGEGISRAGDLLDIAVLRNMITKSGTFYNYGETRLGQGRDNARNFLNEHPEIFNELDQKVREAFKVERASAVVEVQDDDEEEPPED; from the coding sequence ATGAAGAAAAAGACCAATACCAGCGAATCTGCCCCGGTTGAAAGGAGTGCAAACAACAGTGATCGAGAACGAAAGCTAGAAGCGGCCTTGAGCCAAATCGAAAAATCGTTCGGCAAAGGCGCGATCATGCGATTGGGCTCCAACGATCGAGAGCCAATTGAGGCTATCCCCACTGGCGCACTCAGTCTTGATATGGCACTGGGTATCGGTGGACTACCACGTGGACGGATTGCAGAAATCTACGGCGGTGAATCTTGCGGTAAGACGACTCTCGCCCTCCATATCATCGCCGAAGCTCAAAAGATGGGCGGGCTTGCCCTCTTTGTAGATGCTGAGCACGCCCTGGATGTCGAATACGCAAAGGCCCTCGGAGTCGATATTGAAAAGCTCTACATCAGCCAACCAACGAGCGGAGAAGAGGCCCTAGAAATCATGGACACCTTTGTTCGATCTGGCGCGGTGGATGTCGTCGTTCTGGACTCGGTCGCCGCTCTTGTCCCGCGCGCTGAAATCGAAGGTGAAATGGGAGATAGTTTTGTTGGTGTTCAGGCTCGAATGATGAGTCAAGCGCTCCGAAAACTCGGCGGCAATATCAGCAAGTCCAAGACGATCGCGATTTTCATCAATCAACTTCGCGAAAAGATTGGGGTGATGTACGGCAACCCTGAAACGACGCCTGGCGGTCGCGCGCTCAAGTTCTGGGCGAGCGTTCGTCTCGAAGTTCGAAAGGGTGAAGCGATCAAGGTGGGTACCGATCAGATTGGCGCCCGAACCAAGGTCAAAGTCGTTAAAAACAAGGTGGCTCCACCGTTCCGAAATGCGGAGTTCGATACGATCTTTGGTGAAGGGATTAGCAGGGCCGGTGACCTTCTCGATATCGCGGTCCTGCGAAATATGATCACCAAGAGCGGTACGTTCTACAACTACGGGGAAACACGGCTGGGGCAAGGTCGCGATAATGCCCGCAACTTCCTCAACGAACACCCTGAGATTTTCAACGAGCTGGATCAAAAAGTGCGCGAAGCTTTCAAGGTCGAGCGCGCTTCGGCAGTGGTTGAAGTCCAAGACGACGACGAAGAAGAACCACCTGAAGATTGA
- a CDS encoding RecX family transcriptional regulator translates to MNSSSNFVDVMRIALELLGRSELFSHQLEEKLVRKGIDTESAQQAINQLVKWGYIDDAQVQESISDRLWRRSNTGPADLYAALVRRGVSEEDSEQLAESWMPLDVQRARAEAILTKRLESGDKPSAIIQYLGRKGFSVEILESISDRFLDTD, encoded by the coding sequence TTGAACTCCTCTTCAAACTTCGTTGATGTCATGCGGATCGCCTTAGAACTTCTAGGGCGGTCCGAACTGTTTTCGCACCAGCTCGAAGAGAAACTCGTGCGAAAAGGAATTGACACTGAATCGGCACAGCAAGCTATTAACCAATTGGTTAAATGGGGCTATATCGACGATGCTCAAGTTCAAGAATCGATTTCCGATCGACTCTGGCGACGCAGTAACACCGGGCCAGCCGACCTGTATGCTGCACTTGTCAGGCGAGGAGTCTCTGAAGAAGACTCCGAGCAGCTCGCCGAATCTTGGATGCCGCTGGATGTCCAGCGCGCTCGCGCCGAAGCGATCTTAACCAAAAGGTTAGAATCCGGCGATAAACCTTCCGCCATAATTCAATATCTAGGAAGGAAAGGTTTCTCAGTAGAAATCTTAGAATCCATTTCGGATCGCTTCCTGGATACGGACTAA
- the rny gene encoding ribonuclease Y: MPPELIRWIAEFLIIAAAIGAAFWRLNTHHKVRVAQLDAEREQIQKDREAFAHEAAELERSRKEIASITPEDADKKVLDAAEKRTRSTINQMVSEATAEAKERSAAILVASMGRIAAATAAESAALIIQLPNEEMKGRLIGREGRNIKAFEQVTGVDLLIDETPESVTISSFDPLRRETARLTLLNLMLDGRIHPGRIEEIYEKAKEELNIAALELGQEAAIKAQVNDLSPPILKQMGLLRFRTSVAQNVLDHSIETAQLCTMISAELGLDPNHAKTAGFLHDIGKSLPPEYGDTHALAGMKFLIENGLPLEVTKAVGAHHHEIEPDSLVAQIVIIADTLSAARPGARRESTDNFIKRMAELEKIADRFDGVEKSYAIQSGREIRVVVNSSHVDDSNAVELANQIAEKIQSDIKYPGQIKVTVIREFRTQSIAK; the protein is encoded by the coding sequence ATGCCACCCGAACTCATACGCTGGATTGCGGAATTTCTCATCATCGCTGCTGCGATCGGTGCCGCGTTCTGGCGACTGAATACTCACCATAAGGTTAGGGTCGCACAACTTGATGCTGAACGCGAACAAATCCAGAAGGATCGTGAGGCATTCGCCCATGAGGCTGCTGAACTTGAGCGCTCACGGAAAGAGATCGCGTCAATCACACCAGAAGACGCAGATAAAAAGGTTCTTGACGCCGCGGAAAAGCGAACTCGGTCCACCATTAACCAAATGGTGAGTGAGGCAACCGCCGAAGCAAAAGAACGTTCTGCTGCGATTCTTGTGGCCTCGATGGGACGGATCGCAGCGGCGACTGCAGCGGAAAGCGCTGCGCTCATCATCCAACTCCCGAACGAAGAGATGAAGGGTCGCCTTATTGGCCGCGAAGGACGAAATATCAAGGCCTTCGAGCAAGTTACCGGTGTCGATTTACTCATCGACGAAACCCCCGAATCGGTGACGATCAGTTCGTTCGATCCCCTACGCAGAGAAACTGCGCGATTAACTCTACTGAATCTAATGCTTGATGGCCGGATACACCCGGGACGTATCGAGGAGATCTACGAAAAAGCAAAAGAAGAACTGAACATCGCCGCGCTAGAACTTGGCCAAGAGGCCGCGATCAAAGCTCAAGTCAACGATTTGAGTCCACCGATTCTCAAGCAGATGGGACTGCTGAGATTTCGCACGAGTGTTGCGCAAAACGTTTTGGATCACAGCATTGAAACCGCCCAGCTCTGCACCATGATCAGCGCCGAGCTGGGATTGGATCCTAACCATGCGAAAACCGCAGGTTTCCTTCACGACATCGGCAAGTCTCTTCCTCCAGAATACGGTGATACGCATGCGCTTGCAGGTATGAAGTTCCTAATCGAAAACGGATTACCGCTCGAAGTCACCAAGGCTGTCGGCGCGCATCATCATGAAATCGAACCCGACTCGCTGGTGGCTCAAATCGTGATCATTGCGGACACTTTGAGCGCCGCAAGACCAGGAGCACGGCGAGAAAGCACGGATAACTTCATCAAGCGAATGGCTGAACTTGAAAAAATCGCTGACCGTTTCGACGGTGTAGAAAAGTCGTACGCCATTCAATCGGGCCGTGAGATTCGAGTCGTCGTCAATTCCAGCCATGTGGACGACTCTAATGCAGTCGAATTGGCCAATCAGATCGCCGAAAAGATTCAATCCGACATCAAGTATCCCGGGCAAATCAAAGTGACCGTGATCCGAGAATTCCGAACCCAGAGTATCGCGAAATGA
- a CDS encoding TIGR00282 family metallophosphoesterase, with the protein MSGSYRILFLGDVMGKPGRVAVRDGLPALQDIHQPLFTIINGENSAAGVGITPDICEELYRYGADAITLGNHAFNKREIGDYLNSNKPIVRPINMPEGTPGRGHIQVQKDEITINIANICGRVFLDSYDDPFAAFNRLVKQGGDHWFIDFHAEATSEKVAFGYHAEGRASAVVGTHTHIQTADEKVLPGGTAYITDVGMTGPQNGVIGMDRDIVLRKFITGMPARFEVADGPGVIYGVVIEIERESGRALDIERIRFAPQS; encoded by the coding sequence ATGAGTGGCAGCTATAGGATTTTGTTTTTAGGGGACGTGATGGGGAAGCCTGGCCGAGTGGCTGTGCGCGATGGATTGCCAGCGCTCCAAGATATACATCAGCCACTTTTCACGATTATCAACGGCGAAAATTCGGCAGCCGGAGTTGGGATCACGCCCGATATCTGTGAAGAGCTTTACCGATACGGCGCGGATGCGATAACACTCGGGAACCACGCCTTTAATAAGAGGGAAATCGGAGATTATCTGAACTCAAACAAACCGATTGTTCGACCGATCAATATGCCCGAAGGTACACCGGGTCGGGGTCACATTCAGGTTCAAAAAGATGAAATTACTATAAATATCGCGAACATCTGCGGGAGAGTTTTTTTGGACTCCTACGACGACCCCTTCGCTGCATTTAACCGTTTGGTTAAACAGGGTGGCGATCATTGGTTCATCGACTTTCATGCCGAAGCAACGAGTGAAAAAGTCGCCTTTGGTTACCACGCCGAGGGAAGAGCGTCGGCTGTCGTTGGTACCCACACGCATATTCAAACCGCAGACGAGAAGGTTCTGCCAGGCGGCACGGCATACATCACCGATGTCGGCATGACCGGACCTCAAAATGGGGTGATCGGTATGGATCGCGACATCGTTCTTCGAAAATTTATCACCGGAATGCCAGCAAGATTTGAGGTTGCAGATGGTCCTGGAGTAATCTACGGCGTAGTCATCGAAATCGAAAGGGAAAGTGGGCGCGCGCTAGATATTGAACGTATCCGCTTTGCACCTCAGTCGTAA
- the sigH gene encoding RNA polymerase sporulation sigma factor SigH, with translation MSYHYTGCEQRGYRSLQDEEVVHLSNMGDPYATETLVDRYRVLVESKAKTYFVQGAERDDVIQEGMIGLCKAIRDYREDRENRFRSFAELCVTRQIISAVKAATRNKHLPLNMSAAILINGDEGLEEFSVEQIADIPSHSPETIVLGDQIPADFMAQASERLSDLELHVLSSYLDGKTYQEISSELHCHTKSIDNALQRVKRKMHGVIN, from the coding sequence ATGAGCTACCACTACACTGGATGTGAACAGAGGGGCTACAGAAGCCTCCAGGACGAAGAAGTCGTCCATCTCTCAAACATGGGTGACCCATACGCTACCGAAACGCTGGTAGACCGATATCGGGTTCTTGTTGAATCCAAAGCAAAGACCTACTTTGTTCAAGGCGCGGAACGGGACGACGTTATCCAGGAAGGAATGATCGGCCTGTGTAAAGCCATCCGGGATTACCGAGAGGATCGGGAGAACCGATTCCGTTCCTTCGCAGAACTGTGTGTGACCCGACAGATCATCTCTGCCGTCAAAGCTGCCACCAGAAACAAGCATCTGCCGCTGAATATGAGCGCGGCCATCCTGATCAACGGCGATGAAGGTCTCGAAGAGTTTTCAGTCGAGCAGATCGCGGACATTCCAAGCCATAGCCCAGAGACGATTGTTCTTGGCGACCAGATCCCTGCTGACTTTATGGCTCAGGCAAGCGAACGCCTCTCCGATCTAGAACTGCACGTGCTCAGCAGTTACCTGGACGGAAAGACTTATCAGGAAATCAGCTCGGAGTTGCATTGCCACACAAAGTCGATCGACAACGCGTTGCAACGAGTCAAACGCAAAATGCACGGCGTTATTAACTAA
- a CDS encoding phosphatidate cytidylyltransferase, giving the protein MKQRILTALILAPTVLTLVFSTSSIPVFILAIICAFFGTREVLILQDKKSLLIPGLSATALLAAGYFLKDHYDYAYDKVIFWLSLLFFGSVFLILFFLRKEGDKRILVPGLLWVLCPLLSLVLLHYSIPKVQAVWWAPNPLLMALIPVWAGDSAAIFVGKKFGKRLLAPKISPSKTVEGSIGYLLACVVFAYAVATSIGITPKQGLLVGLVAGILGQAGDLFESAIKRSFHAKDSGDILPGHGGILDRIDSMLMSALPITALILLYR; this is encoded by the coding sequence ATGAAGCAGCGAATCCTGACGGCGCTAATCCTTGCCCCGACTGTGCTGACCCTTGTCTTCTCCACCTCATCCATCCCCGTTTTCATTCTCGCGATTATTTGTGCATTTTTTGGCACTCGCGAAGTCCTCATTCTGCAAGACAAAAAGAGCCTGTTGATCCCTGGCCTCTCAGCCACCGCACTTCTAGCTGCAGGGTACTTTTTGAAAGATCATTATGATTACGCTTACGATAAGGTGATTTTTTGGCTTTCCTTGTTGTTTTTTGGCTCCGTTTTCCTAATTTTATTTTTCTTGAGAAAAGAGGGTGATAAGCGCATTTTGGTGCCGGGATTGCTGTGGGTGCTCTGTCCATTGCTATCGTTAGTGCTGCTTCACTACTCAATTCCAAAGGTCCAAGCGGTCTGGTGGGCACCAAACCCTCTGCTCATGGCTCTGATCCCCGTTTGGGCGGGAGATAGTGCTGCTATCTTTGTTGGAAAGAAGTTTGGCAAGAGACTGCTTGCCCCAAAAATTTCTCCGAGCAAAACGGTTGAGGGTTCTATCGGATACCTGCTAGCGTGTGTGGTTTTCGCCTATGCGGTGGCTACATCGATCGGAATAACACCAAAGCAAGGACTCTTGGTAGGCTTAGTCGCCGGAATATTGGGCCAAGCTGGTGATCTCTTCGAAAGTGCAATCAAAAGGAGCTTCCATGCCAAAGACTCCGGGGATATTCTTCCTGGGCACGGCGGCATTTTAGATCGAATCGATTCTATGCTCATGTCAGCACTCCCAATCACCGCACTGATTCTGCTTTACAGGTAA